In Chrysoperla carnea chromosome 2, inChrCarn1.1, whole genome shotgun sequence, the following proteins share a genomic window:
- the LOC123294187 gene encoding putative polypeptide N-acetylgalactosaminyltransferase 9 — MISRSFLFTLILLLPIIWYTIAFWLSDGTKFPQLTLDSYLDTLQDQIEQDDGIVSSQEVPTYVQTNDAPGEMGKPVILLNNLTENIQKLVDKGWENNAFNEYVSDLISLHRSLPDPRDPECKIPGMYLEELPSTSVIICFHNEAWSVLLRTVHSVLDRSPEHLIHEIILVDDYSNFAHLKQPLEDYWSENKKVKIIRAARREGLIRARILGAQHATGEVLTYLDSHCECAPGWLEPLLDRIARNPTTVVCPVIDVIDDATLEFKYQNSSNVNIGGFDWNLLFKWYSIPEREKKRRKHSSEPVWSPIMAGGLFSIDRLFFEKLGTYDSGFDIWGGENLELSFKTWMCGGTLEIIPCSHVGHIFRKKSPYKWRDGENDTLKKNCVRLAEVWMDDYAKYYYKRIGGNKGNYGDVSERKLLREQLGCKSFQWYIDNVYPEINIPISAGQIAASVSPAMCLDVAVKSKDVPEPVGMYPCHGQGGNQYWEMNQNGEIRRDTGCLDYSGGDTVVLYPCHGLKGNQNWSYNENTKFITHVITKKCLAIHENLKNLTMADCSENERLKWSVENYDNSKFQ, encoded by the exons atgatATCtcgttcatttttatttacattaattctATTACTACCAATAATTTGGTATACGATTGCATTTTGGTTAAGTGATGGTACAAAATTCCCTCAATTAACACTTGACTCGTATCTGGATACACTGCAAGATCAAATAGAACAAGATGATGGAATAGTATCATCTCAAGAGGTACCAACATATGTACAGACTAATGACGCTCCAGGTGAAATGGGAAAACCTGTTATACTCTTGAACAATCTaactgaaaatattcaaaaattagtgGACAAAGGCTGGGAGAATAATGCATTTAATGAATATGTTAGTGATTTAATATCGTTACATAGGTCGTTACCAGATCCTAGGGATCCaga GTGCAAAATTCCTGGAATGTATCTAGAAGAGTTACCATCAACATCAGTTATAATTTGTTTCCATAATGAAGCATGGAGTGTTCTACTAAGAACTGTTCATTCTGTTTTGGATCGATCTCCAGAACACCTCATCCATGAAATTATACTTGttgatgattattcaaattttg CACACCTAAAACAGCCATTAGAAGATTATTGGTCAGAAAATaagaaagtgaaaattattcgAGCAGCTCGGCGGGAAGGATTAATACGGGCACGCATATTAGGAGCTCAACATGCCACCGGTGAAGTACTTACATATTTGGATTCACATTGTGAATGTGCTCCTGGTTGGCTAGAACCACTATTGGATCGTATTGCTCGTAATCCAACGACGGTAGTATGTCCTGTGATCGATGTTATTGACGATGCAACACTTGAATTTAAGTACCAAAATAGCAGTAATGTAAATATTGGAGGATTTGATTGGAATTTATTATTCAAGTGGTATTCGATACCCGAACGGGAGAAAAAAAGACGAAAACATAGTTCAGAGCCAGTATGGAGCCCTATTATGGCtg GTGGTTTATTCAGTATTGATCGcctcttttttgaaaaacttggAACATACGATAGTGGTTTCGACATTTGGGGTGGTGAAAACTTGgaattatcatttaaaacatGGATGTGTGGTGGTACATTAGAGATTATTCCATGTTCTCATGTTGGacacatttttcgaaaaaaatcgccTTATAAATGGCGAGATGGAGAAAATGACACGCTAAAAAAGAATTGTGTTCGACTTGCAGAG gtTTGGATGGATGATtatgcaaaatattattataaacggATTGGGGGTAATAAAGGAAATTATGGTGATGTATCTGAAAGAAAACTGCTTAGAGAACAACTTGGTTGTAAATCATTTCAATGGTATATTGATAATGTTTATCCAGAAATAAATATTCCGATATCAGCTGGGCAG ATTGCTGCTAGTGTTTCTCCTGCTATGTGTCTTGATGTAGCTGTCAAATCAAAGGATGTCCCGGAACCTGTTGGTATGTATCCCTGTCACGGACAAGGTGGAAATCAG taTTGGGAAATGAACCAAAATGGTGAAATCAGACGAGATACTGGATGTTTAGACTATTCTGGTGGTGACACTGTTGTGCTTTACCCGTGCCATGGATTGAAAGGAAATCAGAATTGGTCATATaacgaaaatacaaaatttattacgcATGTGATCACCAAGAAATGTTTAGCAATTCacgaaaatcttaaaaatttaacaatggcTGATTGTAGTGAAAATGAACGACTAAAATGGTCAGTTGAAAATTATGACAATAGTAAATttcaataa